The Amycolatopsis coloradensis sequence GCGCAGATCCGCCGAGCCGCAGTCGAGCATTTCGACGAGAACCGATCTGCCTCACGAGAATTCCGTGCGTCAGCCGGCCGAGTCGGGCTCGACTACTTCACGCTCGGCGGGCGGACGACCAGCCCAGCAGTAACGGCCACGGAGAGATCGCGGGATTGACTACCGCGGGGAGCGCCAAGCCGAGACAGGCCGACCATGTCCAAGGGTCTGGTCAGTTAGCTTCCTCGTCGCGATATAGCCGGCAGGAAATGCTCGGCGAACGGATGTTCCGTAGTGGACCATGTTGTGCGTGGTGGTTGATGTCCCTGCGGCGGAGTTGGATCGGGTGCATGCCCGGATCGGTGGCCGGTTCGCCAGGTCGGAGCCCGGGTTTCTCGCGGCCATGATCCGGTTCGCCGAACAACTCCCCCTCGACCTCCGCCGGCACAAGAGCTCTACCGCGACTTCCTCACCCGTGCCGGCCTGCCAGCCCTGGTCACCCGTCCGCGGCGAACCGAGCACTTCCGGGACCTGATGCAGCATGGCCTGCGGCACAACGGACTCCGACTGGCCGAGCGTCTGCTGGCCGACGGCATGCTCCTCGCCGACCATAGCTTCGTCGACCCCGACGCTTTGCGAACGCCTCACCGAGTCGGCCGGCACCCTCAGTGAACTCACCGACTTCCGAACCAAAGCGCTTGCCCAACTGGCCGCCCAACACGACGAGATCGCCCGCCTACGGGCATCCGTGGCGACGGCCGGCCGTGGTCACCGCGCCGATGATTCGCCTCATGGCCCGGTTCGGGACCCCGGATATCGAGTCTAACGTGGCCAACCGATGCTTCGCCGCGGAGGAGTACCTGGATTGCGGCTGCGTACAGGTCGATCTTGAGTTCGAGGTGGAACTGCAATCGATGCCGACGCTGGGGCTACCCCGCGCCCGTCGTGCAGGCAGTCGCGCGACCACTGCGTTCGGCTCTCCCCACGACTCAACCCCCTCACGGGCATCACGATCACTGATCGCGCGCAAGGTTCGAGCCCGAGAACGGGGCGCGGCTGACGCACTGACCTGCCGATGAGCGGATGCGCCACGGGCGTCGAGGGAAACTCGGCCGTTCCGCGGACTGGGCTTGGGTCACGGCGGCCGTAAATGGGGGTCGGGTCCTCACGACGCGGCCCGGCCGCTGTTTGTCGAGGCCGATCTCCGCGAACTTCATCCCGCCGCGCCGCCGGAGCGAGTATCGCGGGCTACCGCTTGATGTAGAGGTCCCACGACCAGGTCGAGGCGGAGCAGAAGTACGCCGACCATCGGCCACTCTGCTGGCCGGAGTGGCCGTTGATCCGGCAGTCGCCCTCCGTCGACCAACTGGACTCGTAGTAATACTTCGGATCGACACCCGCGCCGGCAGGCTGCGCGAACGCGATTGTCGACGCGAACGCGCCCAGGACGACGGCGGTCGCCGCGATCTTCTTCTTCACTTTGTGTAGCCCCAGTTCTCTTCTTGGAACACGTGCGTGCCCAAATAATCATGAATCGGACTCGCTTGTCTGCCGAACGGGTGAGTTCGCTGGGTCCTGGCGGCACTGCCCGCCTCACTCGGGAGGGTGAAAACAGGTGGTCGACCGGGTGTTCTACACTCTCTGGCTGAGTGGCCGCCTTGTCCCGCGCGGCCGTAGCGATGGGGCAGGGTGTCGCGATGGCGCTCGCGCAGGTCGAAGAGACCGTTCCGCTGAGACCGGCCCCGGCCGAGCCGCGCGTCCAGCGTCCGGATATCCAGGGGTTGCGCGCGCTGGCGGTCGGTTTGGTGATCGTCTACCACCTTCGGCCGGAATGGCTGCCTGGCGGCTTCGTCGGTGTCGACGTCTTCTTCGTCATCTCCGGCTACCTCATCATCGGCACCCTCGCCGGCGAGCTGCGCCGCACCGGCACCATCCGCCTGCGCGAGTTCTACGCTCGCCGCATCCGGCGCCTTTTGCCCGCCGCGTCGGTGGTCCTGCTGAGCACCGTGCTCGTGACCTGGCTGGTCCTGCCGATCTCACGCTGGCCCGCCATCATGAGCGATGTCCTCACGTCCGCGCTGAACGTCCAGAACTGGGCGCTGGCCGCCCAATCCGCCGACTACGCCCACGCCACCGCCGCCGCGTCACCGGTCCAGCACTTCTGGTCGCTCAGTGTCGAAGAGCAGTTCTATCTCGTCATCCCGCTGGTCCTGCTCGTCTGCGCCCGCCTGGCCCACCGTGCCGGGCCGAAGGCCGCCCGTCACGCCGTCACCGCGGTCGCCATCGTCACCGCCGCGTCGTTCGTGTTCTCCGTGGTCTACAGCGAACTCGACCACGGTCGCGCCTACTTCGTCACGCCCACCCGTATGTGGGAGCTCGGACTCGGCGGCCTCGCCGCGATGACCGTCCACCGGATCCGGCTCAAGGTTGGGGTCCGGCTGCTTGTCGGCTGGAGTGGGATGGTCGCGGTGGTGGTCAGTTCGTTCGTGCTGACCACCGCGATGGCGTTCCCTGGCTACGTCGCCCTCCTGCCGACGCTGGGCACCGTCGGCTTGTTGCTGGCCGGGGTCGTCGCCGCGGACCAGCGCGTGGCACGCCCGGAAGTCGCGCTCGTGCTGGGTCTCCAACCGCTGCGCTATGTCGGCGACATCTCCTACAGCCTGTACCTCTGGCACTGGCCCGTCATCGTGGTGGTCCTGCAGCTCGCGGGCAGCTCGGAACTGACGCGGCGGCAGGCGGTGGGTGCCTTCGTGCTCAGCCTGGCCCTGGCCATGGTGTCCAAACACGTGGTCGAAGACGCCTTCCGCGGCGGGAGGACCGCACGGCCGCCGTTCCGGCGCCGCGCGCCCCGGCTCCGCAGCGCCTACCTGCTCGGAGCGGCCTTGGTCGCCGCCACGACGGTCGTCGCGACGGTGCCATGGCAGTACGCCTCGGCGGAACTCGATCGCCTCGCGTCGGCCATCGGCCTCGATGAAAGTCACCCGGGCGCCCTCGCGCTCGACAGGGACAACCCGAGACCGGCGCCGGAGGGCGTCCCGCTGATCCCTGACCCGGCTGTGGCGGGACGGGACTGGCCGCTGCAGGACCAAACCGTCAACTGCACGTCATACGACATCGAGAACTGGCCGCCCACCGGTGACGAATGCACCTACGGCACGGCGACCGCGCCGAAGACACTCGTACTGGTCGGTGACTCGCACGCGGCGATGTTCAGTACCGTGTTCGCGCGATTCGTGCGAGAGCATCCTGAGTGGCGGGTGAAGATGATGCTGCGCAACGGCTGCCCCTTCACCGCCGTCGCACCGGCAGGCCTCACCGTCTGCTCCGACCAGAACGAACGCGAACTCGCCGGAATCCTCGCCATGAAGCCGGATCTCGTGGTGACCTCCGCGATGTCCCCCGAGTCCTATGACAAGGACCTGAAATGGCGTTGGGAGTCGCGTGCGCGGACCGTGGACGGTTACGAGTCCCTGTTGCGGCGTATCTCGGACGCCGGTATCCGGTCCGGCGTGATCCGCGACGTGCCCCGGCCCGCCAAGAACACCCCACGTTGCCTGGAAAGCAACCCCGGCAGGCACGCGAATTGCGACACGGCCGTGGGTGACGCCTTCGGCCGGGACAAGGACCCGTTGGTGGAGGCCGCCGAACGCGTGCCGCGCACGACGGTCGTCGACTTGACTCCGTGGCTGTGCGTCGGCGACGTGTGCCCGGCGGTCATCGGTAACGTCGTGGTGTACCGGGACAATCACCTCACGGACTCGTACGTGCGTACTCTCTACGGACCCCTGACCGCGGGACTCGGCCTGGGATGACAGGCGCCCGAGTGGGTCTTCACACGCCGTCCACCAGGCGGCGGCAGGGGGTCGGCGGGCTCCGACACGCTGGTCGGTGAACGCGCCACGGCGGAGTACGTCGCCGAGAAGCTCACCGACGCGGGCTACGAGATCACCTACGTGGCACCCGCGCCAACTGCGACATCGACCCGATCCTGATGTGACTCAACCAGCAACAAACTGCCCGATCCAGACGGCGAGCTGTTCCACGGTCGGTGGCCGTGGAACGGCTCGCAAGGACCGATGCACGGCCCGGACGAGTTCGGGGCAGTGCAGCAAGGCGCGGGCGGCGGGGTGTTGGCCTCGTGCGGCGAGCGCGAGGCCCAGCCCGACCAGGGAGTTCGGCCGGTCCGGGTCCGTGGCGAGTTCCCGCCGGTAGCCCCGGATTGCTTCGAGGAAATCGCCCGCGGTGTAAGCGAGATCCGCGGCGGTGGCGCCGGGCACCGCCGGCGGGCGTCCGTCCGGCGACAGCGGTGTGCCACCGACGGCGAGCCGGATCAGGTCCGTTCTGGCGTGGGACCAGGCTCCGTCCGGTACCGGAGTCGGGGGAAGGTCCGGGGCGTCGAGTGTGGCGGGTGGCCTCGGCCTGCCACTGAGCCATGCCGCCGCCAGCTCGGTCACCACGGCCGGGTCCGGCCGCAGGTGGCGGGCCCGCCAGCCGGCGAGGTGATCCCGGCCGGCGGCCGCGGCCAGTTCGCCTGCCTCCGCCGGCACGGGCTCGTCCTGCCAGGGGCCGAGGCGTTCGGTTATGTCATCGAGGAACCGGCGTCCGGCGTCGGTCAGTGTCGGGTCCGCGCGCAGGACCCGCAAGGTGCGCCACGTCTGCTCGCGCCAGAACGCGAATTCGAAGCCGGAGCGCCGGGGGCTGTGACCGGCATGGGCCAGCGCGCGCCAGAACGCGGTGACCCCGAAGAAGGCGTAGACCCCTTGCAGGGCACCGCTCACGGGCCGTGGATCGTCCCGCCACGTCACGTAGATCCGTTCACGGGGATCCGGCTCGTACAATTCGACCAGATGCAGCAGACCGCCGAGCACGATGTGCTGGAACTCGTGGATCAAGGTCTCCGCGAGGGACGCGCCGTCGGCGGGCAGGCCGACCACCGCGCTGCCGAACGCCTCCCCGGTCGACGCGCTCGGATTCCGGAAGAGCACCTGGGGTTTCGGCACCAATGAGGCAAGCCCCACGGGCATGATGCGGGCCAAACCGGGGAGATGGGCGGTGATCAGGCGGCACGCTTCGTCGATCAGCCGTTGCCAATCCGCCAATTCCTTGCCAGGCAGCCTTTCCGGTGGGACCGGTTCGTAGAGCCCCCGATAGGGGTCGAGATCGTCCAGCCACAGGGAGAACCGGTGCGTGCCGACCTGGCTCCGGACTCGCCGGATTCCCCACCAGCCCGGGGCATCGGCGTCGGGTGATCCGGGCAGGCGGACCGTCGTTTCGGCGTTCGAGACGAAGTACCGGCCGTTCTCGCCTCGTACGATAGCCGAAGAGAACGCCGCGGTACCGGGAAATCTCGCCATGCCGAGGGAAGGGAGCATGGCGTTGCCGTGCCAGGCCGGGATGGCCGTCTCGAAGTCCAGCTCCGCCCGGATCGCCGCTGCCGCCGCGATCGCGTGCGCGTGGCCCAGATGTATCCACAAAGGACCGATGCCGTCGATTCCGTTGCGTAGCAAACGAGTCGTGTAGCCCGCCCAGCTGCCGGTGTACGGATTGGTGAGCATCCGGTTCACTGCCTTGGGTGCTCGTGCTTCCGCACGTGCGAGCAGTTCCCAGGCGGAATCCAACGGTGGCAGGGGACCCGAATGGTCCGCTGTCTTCGTGGCCTCGGTCAGCAACGCGTGGATCAGCAGTTTGCGACGGCTTCGCTCGGCCCGCCGCAGCCGCCGGGCCATTTCCTCGTCGCCGTCAAGGCGCGCCAGCGCGTCGAAGTCCCGCCACGACAACCGGTGGAACACGGGGCGAGCCTCGGCAGGCGGCGACATCAGTCGATGCGCTCGCCACCGGAGGGGTTTCCGCTTCTGTAGCGTGCGCGGACGAGGGTAGTGCGTTCGACGACGTGGTGCGCCGACTGGCGGAAGGCTTCCCCGTCCAGCTCCCGCAACGCGGTGAAGGAGACCGCGTCGAGATCGATCAACGCCGATTCGATGTCCGGTTCGGTGTTCGCCGAGAAAGAACTCATCGTGCCGATTCCCTCCACCCCGTGAAACGGTTGCGAGAGTTGAACCTCGACAAGGATAGCCGAGATTTCGTGACCGATCAGGCCTCGGCGGGCGGCGGTGGCCGCCCGGCCGCCAATTCCCGTAAGGCGCGAGGACGGGTGATGGTGACGCGCTGACGCGCGGTGCGCACGACACCCAGCCGCCGGAGTTCTTCGAGGCCGCGGATCAGGGTGCTGCGTGAGACGCGCGCGAAGCCCGCCAATTCCCCTTGGTTGAACCGGAGATCGACCTGCTGCCCGTCCGTCCAGTCGACGGCGTGCTGCAACGCCAGCTCCAGGAGGACCGCGGCGAGGCGTTGCGGGAAATCCGGCCCGCCGGCTTCGAGTCGCAGCCTGTCGGACTGCTGCAGCCGGATCGCCGCGGTACGGAAGATCTCTTCCGCGATACGCGGCCGGTCCCGCAGGACGCCGAGGAACTTCTCCCTCGGCACGACGAGGGTGCGCACCTCGTCGATCGCCGACATGGTGGCGGACCGGGGGAGTCCGCTGATCGGGGCCAGCTCGCCCACGATCTCCGCGGGACCGCGGGCGGCGAGCGGCGCGTTCTCGCCGCGATAGTTGGTGGCGCTGATCTTCACCCAGCCGTGGAGGACGACGAACATACTGGTGGGCGGACTGCCCTGGAGGGCGAGGATCTGACCTGGCCGCCACACCTTCACATGGCCCGCGCGCCGGAGAGCGGCCTGCTCCGCGGGCGTCAGCCGCCCCCAGGTTCCGAAGCCCCCGTGATCACCCGTTGGAGAACCGGTCATCCTGGCCCTCCGGATCGCCGGGGGCCGGATTCGCGCTGTATTCCATTTGACGCATCAGCCACTCCCCCGACTCGTCAGCATGGTCAGTGGGCAGAACGACCCGGAAGTTTCGCACCGCAACCGGTAATTGTGCCAGGCAAGGGGTGACTTCACCAGGCCTCGGGCCGGCGACGGGGGAGGACGTCATGCGCAGCGCCGAAAGTGTCATGGGACGGCCGAAGGATCACCGGCGTGAGCCGGCCGTACCGAATCCGCGAACGCCCAAGGCGTTCGGCCGAAGACCGGCCTTCTTCGCGCCGCACCCGCCGCTGATGTCCGGCGGGTGGTATCAGGGCGACGGTCAGGAGGTCGTCGGCCCGGGGCGGTATCCGGTTCCGCGTCCGCCCGCCAAATCGGTGAAAGTGGCGTTGTTGTGGGTGCTCTTTCTGGGCCCGTTGGGATTTTGTTACGTGTCACCCGTCGGCGGGCTGATCGCGACGGCGGCTTCGGTCACGGCGATCACCGTCGGCGGGGTCGCGTTGACGGCCGTGATCTGGCCTGTCGTCATGGTGCTCGCGGTGGCGGCGTTGTCCGGGCGCCCGGACGGCGGCACGAAATGACGTCCGGCCGGTTGCCGGCCGGGTGAACCGGGTGGGGGACGCTCAAGGGGGGCGGCCCCCACCACGGTTTCCGCCGCGTGATCGGTGGGGAGTTTGGAAACTTGCCGTGTGTTCGGTGCCGTTGCGCGGGTTTCGCGTGACTGGATGGACGACATGCGGCGGACCCGGGGCGTGCGCGAGTCGTCCGTCGGATCACGCGTACCGGCCGTTCGGGCCAGGGGTCGGCCGCAGTTACCACTCGCGACCCTCTGAACCGGCTACGAAAGTCGCGTCTTGTTGCTCCGATCATGCAGCCCGCGGGCGGAACCCTTGAACGGATCAGCACCATATGCTTCTATCTGCTCGATAGTCGCCGAAAAGGTGCAGTTTCGAACACGATCGACCGGGTTCAACGCCATTCCGGGAGGGCTCCGTGCGCCGTCGTACCCTGCTGAAGGCCGCTGGTGCGGCTTCCGCTTTCACCTTGCTTCCGGCGAGCGTCCGGCAGGCGCTCGCCGCCGAGGCGCCGACGGGCGGGCTCGACGTCATCGAGCATGTCGTGGTGTTCATGCAGGAGAACCGGTCGTTCGACCATTATCTGGGGACGCTGCGCGGTGTGCGGGGATTCGCCGATCCGGCCGCGATCAAACTGCCTTCCGGGGCCTCGGTCTTCCAGCAGCCCGACGGCGCGGGAACGCTGCTGCCGTACGCGATCGACGACCAGTTCATGGCCGACGTCGACCACAGCTGGTCCGGCGGGCACCGGGCGTGGAACAAGGGCCGCCACGACGCGTGGCGCGCGGCCAAGGGTGTTCGCTCGCTGACTTATCACCGGCGTTCGGCGCTGCCGTTCTATCACGAACTCGCCGACGCGTTCACCGTCTGCGATGCCTACCACTGCTCGGAAATGGGGCCGACCAACCCGAACCGGATGTATCTGTTCACCGGCAAACTCGGCTTCGAGCCGGACGGCACGACCCGCGCGATCGGCAATGACGCGTGGCAGAACCCCGGGCACACCGGCTACACCTGGAAGACCTACGCCGAGCGGCTTCAGGCCGCGGGCCGCAGTTGGCGGGTGTATCAGGAATGGGACAATTACGGCGACAATTCGCTGGACTATTTCAGCAGTTTTCTTGCCGTCGGCACCAAGGCCTTGTCGAAGGTGAAGGACTCCGCGGGCAAAGCCTTCCCGAAGCTGGAGTACTTCTACTACGCCCTGGATTCGGCCTCGGCCGCCGAACGGACCCGGCTGCTCGACGGACTGGCCGCGGGGGTGGCGACCTTGACCGCGACCGAGCGCGCTCTGTACGACCGGGGCCTGGCCAGGGTCGCGCCGAAGCAGTTGCCGGTCGCCTTCAAGGCCGATGTCGACGCGGGCAGGCTGCCGTCGGTGTCGTGGATCGTCGCGCCGGAATCGCAGACCGAACATCCCGCGTGGGGGCCCAACACCGGGGCCGAGTTGGTGAAGTCGATCCTCGACACGATCGCCTCGAAACCCGGCGTGTGGAACAAGACCTTGTTCCTGCTGACCTACGACGAGGACGGCGGCTTCTTCGACCACATGCCACCGCCCGCCCCACCCGCCTCGGACGACGAGGGCAAGAGTTCCGTGGCCACGACCGACGAATTCGTCTCCGGTGAGCCGATCGGGCTGGGGGTGCGGGTGCCCATGTTCGTCATCTCGCCGTGGAGCCGGGGCGGGAAGGTGTGCTCGGAGGTCTTCGACCACACCTCAGTGTTGCGGTTCCTGGAACGGTGGAGCGGCGTCGCCGAGCCGAACATCTCGCCGTGGCGGCGCACCGTATGCGGCGACCTGACTTCGGCGCTGGACACCACGGCGCCGAACGCGACCTATCCGGCGCTGACCGAACCGGTGCCGACGAGCGGGCCCTGGAACACTCAGCCGCAGCCGCCTTCCGTGCAGAAGCTTCCGGTGCCGGAGACCGGTGTCCGGCCCGCAAGGCCCTTGCCTTACCGGTTGGCGGCTTCCGGACGAGTGACGGCCGAGCGGTTCTGGATCGACTTCGCCAACACCGGAACCGCGGGCGCTCATTTCTCCGTGTACGCCAACGCGCACCGCACCGATGGGCCTTGGCGCTACACACTCGGCGGGAACGCGACGCTCTCGGACTACTGGCAGGTGGGTTCGCCGGAGGGCGCGTACGACCTCACCGCGCACGGCCCCAACGGTTTCCTGAGGCGGTTCGCGGGCAATCGGATCACCGCGACCACCGGCGGCGCGCCGAATCCGGAAGTCGTGCTGCGGCCGGGTTCCGGCGTCGTGTACCTGACGATGACCAACGCCGGCGCGGCGTGCGAGCTGACCGTGCGCACCGGCAACCGGGGTGGCGGACCGTGGACGTACACGGTCGCCCCAGGCGCGAAGGTCGAGGACTGGTTCAGCACCGAAGGCGGCATGGGCGGCTGGTACGACCTGACCGTTCAGGGGCCGGACGGCTTCCTTCGCCGCTTCGCGGGGCATGTCGAGACGGGCGCCGAGAGCATCAGCGACCCGGTAATGGGCTCCGGGCCGCTCGCCGCCACCGTCCGCTCGGCCGACAGCCAGGAGACCGTGGGCGAGTCCGGCGCCGCCACGAACGCCGTCGACGGTGATCCCGCCACCCACTGGCACACCAAGTGGTCCGGCGGGGAAGACCCGCTGCCCCACGAAATCCAGCTCGATCTGGGCGCCGACCGCACTGTCACCGGCCTGGCCTACCTGCCGCGCCAGGACGGTTCCGGCCACGGCCGCGTCGGTGCGTACGAGGTCTGCCTGAGCACCGACGGGTCCGTTTGGGGAAGCCCCGTCGCCACGGGTACCTTTGCCGACGACGCCGCCCGGAAGACCCTGCGGTTCTGGCCCACTCGGGCGCGCTACGTGCGGTTCCGCGCCCTCACCGAGGCGGGCGGGCGCGGCCCGTGGACGTCGGCGGCGGAGGTCACCCCGCTCGGCTGGACGTGACACGAACGGGCCCGTCTGCCATCCGCCCCGGGTCGATAACGGATTCCGGCGGGCCAGACCCAGCCGCTCACCGCGAACTGGCCGTCGGATCTTCCCGTGTCGTGGCAGGACGCCGCCACGCATCCGGGGATTCACGTGAACGGAATCCTCGCCGGCCCGGCGTGAGGCTTCGGCCCGGCTACGCGGTGGCTGGATGTGCACCGCCCGGCGGAGTCGCCGCGACCCTCGGCGCCCTCCAACCGCTGCTGGTCGCCTTGCTCGCGCTGCCGATGCTCCGCGTCCGGACACCGGCGCCGATCCTGCTCGCCTCGATCGTCGGCGCCGGTGGTGTCGCCCTGCTGACCCTTACGGCGGAAGCCCGCCTCGACCCGATCGGCTTGGCCGCCATGCTCGCCGCCGTCGGGCTCATGGCCGTTTCCCTGATCCTGACCAAGAAATGGGGCCGTCCCGAGCATCCGCTGGCGATGACCGGCTGGCAGCTGACCTTGGGCGGCGTCGTCCTGGCCCCGGCGACGCTCCTGTTCGAAGGTCTCCCGGACTCGCTGACGACCGCGAACCTGCTCGGCTACGCCTACATCGGCATCGTCACCACCGCGCTGGCCTATCCGCTGTGGTTCCGCGGCATCGACCGCCTCGCCCCGGCGTCGGTCTCCCTGCTGACGCTGACCAACCCCCTCGTCGCCACGGCCGCCGGGTTCCTGGTGCTCGGCCAGACCCTCACCGGTTGGCAGCTCACCGGAT is a genomic window containing:
- a CDS encoding Crp/Fnr family transcriptional regulator, whose translation is MTGSPTGDHGGFGTWGRLTPAEQAALRRAGHVKVWRPGQILALQGSPPTSMFVVLHGWVKISATNYRGENAPLAARGPAEIVGELAPISGLPRSATMSAIDEVRTLVVPREKFLGVLRDRPRIAEEIFRTAAIRLQQSDRLRLEAGGPDFPQRLAAVLLELALQHAVDWTDGQQVDLRFNQGELAGFARVSRSTLIRGLEELRRLGVVRTARQRVTITRPRALRELAAGRPPPPAEA
- a CDS encoding DMT family transporter; this encodes MAGCAPPGGVAATLGALQPLLVALLALPMLRVRTPAPILLASIVGAGGVALLTLTAEARLDPIGLAAMLAAVGLMAVSLILTKKWGRPEHPLAMTGWQLTLGGVVLAPATLLFEGLPDSLTTANLLGYAYIGIVTTALAYPLWFRGIDRLAPASVSLLTLTNPLVATAAGFLVLGQTLTGWQLTGFAIALTALTLSQTLRSPR
- a CDS encoding phosphocholine-specific phospholipase C; translation: MRRRTLLKAAGAASAFTLLPASVRQALAAEAPTGGLDVIEHVVVFMQENRSFDHYLGTLRGVRGFADPAAIKLPSGASVFQQPDGAGTLLPYAIDDQFMADVDHSWSGGHRAWNKGRHDAWRAAKGVRSLTYHRRSALPFYHELADAFTVCDAYHCSEMGPTNPNRMYLFTGKLGFEPDGTTRAIGNDAWQNPGHTGYTWKTYAERLQAAGRSWRVYQEWDNYGDNSLDYFSSFLAVGTKALSKVKDSAGKAFPKLEYFYYALDSASAAERTRLLDGLAAGVATLTATERALYDRGLARVAPKQLPVAFKADVDAGRLPSVSWIVAPESQTEHPAWGPNTGAELVKSILDTIASKPGVWNKTLFLLTYDEDGGFFDHMPPPAPPASDDEGKSSVATTDEFVSGEPIGLGVRVPMFVISPWSRGGKVCSEVFDHTSVLRFLERWSGVAEPNISPWRRTVCGDLTSALDTTAPNATYPALTEPVPTSGPWNTQPQPPSVQKLPVPETGVRPARPLPYRLAASGRVTAERFWIDFANTGTAGAHFSVYANAHRTDGPWRYTLGGNATLSDYWQVGSPEGAYDLTAHGPNGFLRRFAGNRITATTGGAPNPEVVLRPGSGVVYLTMTNAGAACELTVRTGNRGGGPWTYTVAPGAKVEDWFSTEGGMGGWYDLTVQGPDGFLRRFAGHVETGAESISDPVMGSGPLAATVRSADSQETVGESGAATNAVDGDPATHWHTKWSGGEDPLPHEIQLDLGADRTVTGLAYLPRQDGSGHGRVGAYEVCLSTDGSVWGSPVATGTFADDAARKTLRFWPTRARYVRFRALTEAGGRGPWTSAAEVTPLGWT
- a CDS encoding acyltransferase family protein; translation: MAALSRAAVAMGQGVAMALAQVEETVPLRPAPAEPRVQRPDIQGLRALAVGLVIVYHLRPEWLPGGFVGVDVFFVISGYLIIGTLAGELRRTGTIRLREFYARRIRRLLPAASVVLLSTVLVTWLVLPISRWPAIMSDVLTSALNVQNWALAAQSADYAHATAAASPVQHFWSLSVEEQFYLVIPLVLLVCARLAHRAGPKAARHAVTAVAIVTAASFVFSVVYSELDHGRAYFVTPTRMWELGLGGLAAMTVHRIRLKVGVRLLVGWSGMVAVVVSSFVLTTAMAFPGYVALLPTLGTVGLLLAGVVAADQRVARPEVALVLGLQPLRYVGDISYSLYLWHWPVIVVVLQLAGSSELTRRQAVGAFVLSLALAMVSKHVVEDAFRGGRTARPPFRRRAPRLRSAYLLGAALVAATTVVATVPWQYASAELDRLASAIGLDESHPGALALDRDNPRPAPEGVPLIPDPAVAGRDWPLQDQTVNCTSYDIENWPPTGDECTYGTATAPKTLVLVGDSHAAMFSTVFARFVREHPEWRVKMMLRNGCPFTAVAPAGLTVCSDQNERELAGILAMKPDLVVTSAMSPESYDKDLKWRWESRARTVDGYESLLRRISDAGIRSGVIRDVPRPAKNTPRCLESNPGRHANCDTAVGDAFGRDKDPLVEAAERVPRTTVVDLTPWLCVGDVCPAVIGNVVVYRDNHLTDSYVRTLYGPLTAGLGLG
- a CDS encoding aKG-HExxH-type peptide beta-hydroxylase, translating into MFHRLSWRDFDALARLDGDEEMARRLRRAERSRRKLLIHALLTEATKTADHSGPLPPLDSAWELLARAEARAPKAVNRMLTNPYTGSWAGYTTRLLRNGIDGIGPLWIHLGHAHAIAAAAAIRAELDFETAIPAWHGNAMLPSLGMARFPGTAAFSSAIVRGENGRYFVSNAETTVRLPGSPDADAPGWWGIRRVRSQVGTHRFSLWLDDLDPYRGLYEPVPPERLPGKELADWQRLIDEACRLITAHLPGLARIMPVGLASLVPKPQVLFRNPSASTGEAFGSAVVGLPADGASLAETLIHEFQHIVLGGLLHLVELYEPDPRERIYVTWRDDPRPVSGALQGVYAFFGVTAFWRALAHAGHSPRRSGFEFAFWREQTWRTLRVLRADPTLTDAGRRFLDDITERLGPWQDEPVPAEAGELAAAAGRDHLAGWRARHLRPDPAVVTELAAAWLSGRPRPPATLDAPDLPPTPVPDGAWSHARTDLIRLAVGGTPLSPDGRPPAVPGATAADLAYTAGDFLEAIRGYRRELATDPDRPNSLVGLGLALAARGQHPAARALLHCPELVRAVHRSLRAVPRPPTVEQLAVWIGQFVAG